From Vicia villosa cultivar HV-30 ecotype Madison, WI unplaced genomic scaffold, Vvil1.0 ctg.001540F_1_1, whole genome shotgun sequence, one genomic window encodes:
- the LOC131635735 gene encoding pentatricopeptide repeat-containing protein At3g62890-like, which translates to MRALTKAISCTHPSLHLFHPNVESFVWNNLIRFRVTLKSKLQHSPLSLYLRMRSHSVTPDLHTFPFLLQSFNAHSHLSHGLQLHAQIILFGLSDDPFVQTSLINMYSLCGSLNFARQVFDEIPQPDLPSWNTIIHANARVGMIHVAREMFDRMPQRNVRSWSCMIHGYVSCGEYKAALSLFRSLQLMEGDTIRPNEFTLTSVLSACARLGALEHGKWVHAYIDKSRMKIDVVLGTALIDMYAKCGNIERAKLIFDNMGHEGRDVMAWSAVIAAMAMHGLSKECLELFEKMINDGVWPNAVTFVGVLCACVHGGLVSEGNQYFKRMTEEYGVNPLIQHYGCMVDLYSRAGRIGDAWDIVKSMPMEPDVMIWGALLSGARMHGDIETCEISIKKLIELDPKNSGAYVLLSNVYAKLGKWKEVRHLRDLMEIRGVKKFPGCSLVEIDGVLHEFSAGDDSHPETENIYRMVDEIIKRLEKHGYVSNTNEVLLDLDEEGKEFALSFHSEKLALAYCFLRTSPGTTIRIVKNLRICMDCHVVMKMASREFNREIVVRDCNRFHYFKNGMCSCKDYW; encoded by the coding sequence ATGCGAGCTTTAACGAAAGCGATATCATGCACACACCCAAGTCTTCATCTTTTCCACCCAAACGTAGAATCCTTTGTATGGAACAACCTCATTCGATTTCGAGTCACACTCAAATCCAAACTTCAACATTCTCCACTCTCTCTCTACCTTCGCATGCGCTCCCATTCCGTAACTCCAGATCTTCATACCTTCCCTTTCCTTCTTCAATCATTCAATGCCCATTCTCATCTCTCCCATGGACTCCAACTTCATGCACAAATCATTCTCTTTGGCCTCTCCGATGACCCTTTTGTTCAAACATCTCTCATCAACATGTACTCTTTATGTGGTAGTTTAAATTTTGCACGCCAAGTGTTTGATGAAATTCCGCAACCGGATTTGCCATCTTGGAATACTATAATCCATGCAAATGCGAGGGTTGGGATGATTCATGTTGCGAGGGAAATGTTTGATCGTATGCCTCAACGAAATGTGAGGTCTTGGAGCTGTATGATTCATGGTTATGTGAGTTGTGGAGAGTACAAAGCTGCACTTTCGTTGTTTCGTAGTTTACAGTTGATGGAGGGTGACACAATTAGACCCAATGAATTCACATTGACCTCTGTGCTATCAGCTTGCGCTCGGTTAGGTGCGCTTGAACATGGTAAATGGGTTCATGCTTATATTGATAAATCAAGGATGAAAATTGATGTTGTTTTGGGGACTGCTTTGATTGACATGTATGCTAAATGTGGGAACATTGAAAGGGCTAAATTGATATTTGATAATATGGGTCATGAAGGAAGAGATGTAATGGCTTGGAGTGCTGTGATTGCTGCCATGGCTATGCATGGACTTTCCAAGGAATGCCTTGAACTTTTTGAAAAGATGATAAATGATGGAGTGTGGCCAAATGCTGTGACGTTTGTGGGTGTTCTTTGTGCTTGTGTACATGGTGGATTAGTTAGTGAAGGGAATCAATATTTCAAGAGGATGACAGAAGAGTATGGTGTTAATCCTTTGATACAGCATTATGGTTGCATGGTTGATCTATACAGCAGAGCAGGTCGAATTGGAGATGCGTGGGATATTGTGAAATCAATGCCTATGGAACCTGATGTGATGATTTGGGGAGCTTTGCTTAGTGGTGCTAGGATGCATGGTGACATTGAAACTTGTGAAATTTCAATAAAGAAACTCATCGAGTTGGACCCTAAAAACAGTGGTGCCTATGTGCTTCTTTCAAATGTGTATGCAAAGCTGGGTAAGTGGAAGGAAGTGAGACATTTGAGAGATCTTATGGAAATAAGGGGCGTCAAGAAATTTCCAGGGTGCAGTTTGGTTGAGATAGACGGAGTTCTTCACGAGTTTTCTGCAGGGGATGATTCTCATCCAGAAACCGAAAACATATATAGGATGGTTGATGAGATTATTAAGAGGTTGGAAAAGCATGGTTATGTAAGTAACACGAATGAGGTGTTGCTTGATTTGGATGAGGAAGGAAAGGAGTTTGCATTATCTTTTCATAGTGAAAAACTAGCACTTGCATATTGTTTTTTGCGGACAAGCCCGGGTACCACAATAAGGATTGTAAAGAACTTGAGGATTTGTATGGATTGTCATGTTGTGATGAAAATGGCATCTAGGGAATTTAATAGGGAGATTGTCGTAAGAGATTGCAACCGTTTTCACTATTTTAAAAATGGGATGTGCTCCTGTAAAGATTACTGGTAG